The genome window CGACAGGGATCGTGCGCCTGATGAGCGACGCCATTGTTCGCGCCGACGTGCAACGGTACCCCGGTCGGCGCAACCGCTGGGAACAGTCCAAAGACCTGCGAATATGCAAATGAAGCAGAAATCCAGATTTGCCGTCGCGCCCATGATGGAGTGGACGGATCCGTTTTGCCGGGCGTTCCATCGTGCGCTCACAAAGCATGCGCTGCTTTACACGGAGATGGTCGCGTCGGCCGCTGTCGTGCATGGAGATCGCCAGCGCCTTTTGGGGTTTCGCGATCTGGAGCATCCGGTTGCCTGTCAACTCGGCGGGTCGGATCCGCATCAGCTTGCCGAGGCCGCGCGCATCGTCGAGGATTGCGGCTATGACGAGATCAATCTTAATGTCGGCTGCCCGTCCGATCGCGTCCAGTCCGGACGGTTCGGCGCCTGCCTGATGCACGAGCCTGACGTGGTCGCCGCGAGCGTGGCGGCGATGAAGGCGGTCGTCGGGATCCCCGTGACGGTCAAATGCCGGATCGGCGTCGACGACCAGGATCCGGAGGTCGCGCTCGATGCGCTTGCGGACGCCGTTGTCTCAAGCGGCGTCGACGGTCTTTGGGTGCACGCCCGAAAAGCCTGGCTGAAGGGGCTCTCACCGAAGGAAAATCGCGACATTCCGCCGCTCGACTACGAAAGGGTCCACCGGCTGAAGCAAAGGTTCCCGGATCTCTTTGTCGGGATCAACGGCGGCATCGCTTCGCTTGAGGAGGCATCCGCGCAGCTTTCTCATGTCGATGGTGTCATGCTTGGCCGTGCCGCCTATCACGACCCCTGGCTGCTTGCCGGCGTCGACAGCCGGTTCTATGGCGCGAAAGATCCCGTCGCCAGCCGGACCGCGGCCATAGAGCGCTTCCGCCCGTTCCTCATCAAGCGACTGGAGGAGGGCGCAAGGGTGAACCAACTTCTGCGGCACATGCTGGGCCTTTATCATGGCGTTCCCGGCGCGCGCGCCTGGCGGCGGCGGCTGACGGTTGACGCCGTTCGTCCCGGAGCGGGGGTCGAGGTTCTTGACGCTGCGCTTGCCGAGATCACCCAGGCCGGGGTGGACAAATCCAGTGGTCTGGGTCAGTTAGAAATGACAGGGGCAGTCGGGGCTTGACCTGATATCCCGTCTCCGTTTCGTTTTCCCACACCCTTGGGGGCTTCCATGGATTTATCGTCGATCAACGGCGACACAATCGGTCTCGTCGTCGCTCTGGTCGCCTCCGGCGCCATAGCCGGACTGCTCGCCGGCGTATTCGGCATCGGGGGCGGTGCGGTTCTCGTCCCGGTTCTCTTTCAGTTCCTGACCTGGCTGGGCGTCGACGAATCCGTCCGCATGCATGTGTCCGTGGCCACGTCGCTGGGCATCATCGTGCCCACGTCGCTGAGGTCGTTTGCCGCGCACAAGAAGAGAGGCGCGGCGGATCTGGAACTTCTGAAAAGCTGGTTGATTCCGGTTCCCGCCGGCGTGGTGGTGGCAAGCCTTGTGGCAGCCTATGTCTCCGGGGATGGCCTGAAGGCGATCTTTGCCGGCATTGCCGTCGTTGTCGGTCTGCGCATGCTGTTCAATCGTGAAAGCTGGCGGCTGGGGGCCGACATTCCCGGCAATCCGCTGCGCGCGGTCTGCGGCGCGCTGATCGGTTTCTTCTCGACATTGATGGGAATCGGCGGCGGCGTGATGAACAACACGTTCATGACGCTCTATGGCCGTCCCATTCACCAGGCGGTTGCCACATCCGCCGGGACCGGCGTGCTGATTTCCATCCCCGGCGTGGTCGGCATGATCTGGGCCGGGTGGGGAGATCCCCATTTGCCGGCGTTTTCCCTCGGCTACGTCAACCTTCTCGGTGTCGCGCTGATCATTCCGATCACGACATTTGCTGCACCGTTTGGCGTAAGAATCGCGCATGCACTGCCCAGGCGCCAGCTTGAGGTGTTCTTCGGGCTGTTCCTGCTCGTGGTGGCAGCGCGCTTTGCCTGGAGCCTGTGGGGCTGATTCAGACGGGGCTCGAAAGGCGCTACGGTTCGAGAATGAGCCTGTCGCCCTCGACCCGCCAGCCTTTCAGCCGGTCGAGCGCGGAAAGGCCCAATAGGCTCGTTTCCAGAACATCCGGGCGGGCCACGAACGCGCGCACCCGGGAGAGGCGCAAGCTTCCGATCTGCAGGTCATTCAAAACCGTTGCAGCAACGCTTGACGTTCCGTTCGCTGTGGAGACCGGGACCGTGTACGACAGCGTTTCCGGATCGATCCCGGCCGCGCGCGCATCCTCCTGCGTCAGGGTAACCGCTGATGCGCCGGTGTCGAAGACGAAGTCCACCGGCGCATCGTTTACCTGAGCCTTGATGCGGTATTGCCGGCTTTGGTCGCGCACAACGGTGATCGTTCCGGCGCGATCCTCGATAGCCGTTCCCGGCCACAGCGTCCCCATGATCCGTCGCCCGGCGTCCTCAAGCTCCGCCCGATAGGCATAGCCGCCAACAAGCACGAGGCCCAGCAGCGCCCAGAGCACGAGGCCGCGCAGCAAGGCGGGAATCTGACGCGGTGCGGCGAGCATTGGTCCGCCGATCACGATCAGCAATGCGACCAGCGCAACGATCCGCGGACCTGTCGTGGAAAACATCGTGTCGTCGCCCGGCATGTCGACGCCGGTGAGAAAGGCAAGAATGGCCGCGAACATGATGATGCCGAGAACCACCAGCACCAGCGTTCCGGCGAAGCCGCCCCGAAACATCAGCCGGCCTCCGTCAGCAGGGAGGCGCGCGATGGAAGAACGTTCATGACCTCGCGCCTTTCATCCGTCGACAATCGGCCCCAGCCGGCGATCTCTTCGAGCGTGCGCAGGCATCCGGCGCACAGGCGGGTGGCCTGGTCGATCCGGCAGAGCTTGATGCAAGGGCTTTCGATGGCGTCGGTCATACGGGTTGATCGGGTCCGAACGGTTCTTGCTGAGGCGAAACGCCTGCGGCTTGCGGCAAGCGTTTCCTGTCGATGTGGGGCTTATCGTTGATTGGACAAGGCCGTAAGCGGCGCTGTGAGGATTTTCAACGGGAAGGTGACGGCGGCCTTGGCCGTGTTGCCGACGGCGTCGACTGTGGTTTCGGTGGTCGATACCTGCGGCCTGAGTTCCAGCGATTGCAGGGCCGAACGCAGCTCCGGTGCGGCCTGGGCGATTTCCGCGAATTTTCCGTGGTTGGCCGTGTCCGATCCTTTGATGTCCGTCAGGTCGATGACAATCGCCCCGAGTTTGGCCAGTTCCGCTTCATCTTCATAGGCGCCGAGACGTTCCTTGCCGCCGGCGATCAGACTTGAGGCGCGCAACGCGCGGTCGTCGCGCGACACCAGAATGATGAACGGCTTCTTCGGCTTGCCCGCGCGGCGCATCTGTGCCTTGAACACATCGATATCGAGATCGGGCGCCGCCATGGCGATGACCCCAAGCTTGCGTTCCGGGAGAGGCCGGCCGGAAATCCTGATCTGGCGGAGGGTTTCGGTCAGCACCCAGTTGCCCATCGAATGGGCGAGCACATTGACCTTTTCCGCATTCGAACCGACGAGCGTGCGCAGGGTTCGCTCCAGACCGTCGCGGGCGATCGTGGCGCTGTTGGAATCGTACAGGTAGTCCGTGACATTGCCGCCCGACGCCCAGGTGAACAGCACCGCGACTTGGGGCAGACCGGAATCGTGCTTCAGCTGCACCATTCGATAAAGCGCCTCGGGAAAGCGCGTGTTGTAGCCATGGATGAACACGAAAACCTCCCGCTCGCCCTTCGGGCGCCTGGAGAGTTCCTCGTTCAGGGCCGCGCGGAAACCGGCATCGTCGAGACGCTGCGCCGCTTTGACCGTAAAGTCCGTTTCCGGGTTTCCCGGCGGGGTCGACGGCCATTCGATCTTTCCGGCCTCATGGATGGGCGGTACCGACACGGTCGCTTCCGCGAAATTGAGCCCTGTCGACCGCTCGCGCCCGAACAGGGTGCCAGGTCGGTCGTCCGGTTCGCGGGTTGTCGCGACCAGGATCGTGTGCGAGGTGGTGTCGGGCGCGGTCTGTTGGGAGATCTCCAGAATGCCGGCGTCCGGGCGGGTGCCGCATCCGGCAAGCAGACCAAATAGGCTCAACAACAGCACCGTTGCGAGCAGTGGTCTGCCCGGCGCGCTTGCGTGGATCGTCATTCGGCATGCGGTCATCGCGGCATGTCTTTTCATCTTGAAGTTGTCCCGGCGCCACCGGATCCTGCGAGTTGCGCAGGTTCCTGCTTCGCAGTCAAACGAGGATGCAAAGCCCCGTCAATCCGCCAAGACAGGCAAGCTGTTGTGCCGCGCCGAGAACATCCCCGGTCTGCCCCACGATCTTGGCCATCGCGATCCGCGCGACACCGTAGCCCGTCATGGCCTGGGCAAAGGCCGCGAGCAGGATCGCTGTCAAAGAATACACCACCAGGCAGACGGCGAAGACCATGAGGGCGAGCATCAGCGCGCAAGCGACGGCGCGGCGCGCCGGCGTTCCGCAAAGCGCTGACAGCCCGCCGGGGCGCGCTGCGGGAAGCGCCCGCCAGACCCCGACCAGAACCGCGCGCGAGCCGCTTTCCACGGCAAGCCAGCCAAGCACCGCAGAAGGCGCCCCGAACCGTTCCATAAGCGTTGAAAGGAGCGCCGTCTTCAGGGCGAGGGTCAGGATCAGCGCGAGCGTTCCGAAAGCGCCGATCCGGCTGTCCTTCATGATCTCCAGACGTCGATCCGGGGTGCCGGCGCCATAGAATCCGTCTGCGACATCTGCAAGTCCGTCTTCATGCAGTGCGCCGGTGAGCGCGATGTTCGCCGACAGGCCGAGAAGGGCCGCCACCGCTGCCGGCAGGGCCGTCAACGACGCGAGCAGGAAGATCGCGGCACCGGGAAGGGCGACGATCAGGGCGCTCAGCGGCGTGACCGCAGCGGCGCGGCGAAAATCCGGAAGCCGTGCCGGGTCGTCATCGGCATTGATCCTGGGCACGGGCAGCCGCGAGAAAAACCGCAAGGTCGCGGCCACGTCCGCGATAAGCAGGCCCGATGTCCATACGGTTGCGGTTTCAAGACGGTCGTCTGCGCTTGGCATGAAGGTCCTTCGATCGGGCTTTGCGGCACGTCGCCCGAAGGTTTATAGATCGGCGCCCGCTTGGCGCCAAGGCGGGTTCGTCTGTCCCATCCGGAGTCCGTTGCATGACCTCATCCGCATCCGCATTGCCCTTTGACGATATCCGAAACCTGGTCGCCCAGATGCCCGGTCCCGACGCGGAGGCGATTTCCGACGTCCGCGCGCGCGAGGGCAATCTGACCAAGCCCGCAGGATCCCTCGGGCGCATGGAAGAGATCGTCGAGTGGCTTGCCGGCTGGAGCGGAAAGAGCCGGCCGAAGATTACCCGGCCGATGGTGGCGGTCTTTGCGGCAAACCACGGCGTCGCGGCAAAGGGGGTCTCCGCCTATCCGCCGGCGGTGACGCGCCAGATGGTGGAGAATTTCGCGGCCGGCGGGGCCGCGATCAACCAGATCTGCATCGCGCATGATCTGGGGCTGAAGGTGTTCGATCTCGCGCTGGACATGCCGACGCCCGACATCACCGAGGAAGACGCTTTCGACGAAGCAAACTGCGCGGCGACGATGGCCTTCGGCATGGAGGCGGTCGCCGGCGGCACCGATCTCGTGTGCCTGGGCGAGATGGGCATTGCCAATACGACGGTCGCCGCGGCCGTTCTGGCGGCCCTGTTTGGCGGCAATCCGAAAGCGTGGGTTGGACCGGGCACGGGCGTTGACGGCGACGGCATGGAGCGCAAACGCACCGCCGTTGCGACTGCGGTAGAGCGTATCGGCAAAGTTGCGGATCCTCTGGAGGTGTTGCGCCGGGTTGGCGGACGCGAGATCGCCGCGATGGCGGGTGCCGTGATCGCGGCACGCCTGCAGCGGATCCCGGTGATCGTCGACGGCTTCGTCGCGACCGCCGCGGTTGCAGTGCTTTACAAGATGCGACCGGATGCGCTCGACCATTGCCTGTTCGCGCATGTTTCGGCGGAGCCCGCGCATGGGCGCGCGCTGAAGTCCATGGGAAAGACGCCGCTGCTCGATCTGGGAATGAGGCTCGGGGAGGGAACCGGCGCGGCACTGGCGGCCGGCATCGTCAAGGCCGCGGCGCAGGTGCACGACGGCATGGCGACCTTCGAGGATGCCGGGGTGTCGGGAAAAGGCGCCGAATAAGAGAACCGAAGCCTCGAAGGCGGAGGGTCTCAGGAGGCCTTGCGCACGATCTTTCGGCCTGACGGCCGGCGCGATGCGGGATTGGGAACGCCGGTTTCTTCCAGCGCCGGCATCGCCTCGAGGACGCGGCTTGAGGGGAAGGTCACCAGCGCTTCGGTGCCCTCGCGCAGTTTCGATTTCAGTTCGAACTTGCCACCGTGCATTTGCACGAGAGCCTTGACGATCGGCAGGCCGAGGCCCGTTCCGTCTTCCGCGCTCTTGATGGCGATGGCGCCCTGGCCGAAGGCCTGCATGACGACGGGAATTTCTTCCTCGGGAATGCCCGGACCGTTATCCCGGATCGAAATATATTGCCCGCCGCCGGCCGTCCAGCCGGCCTTGATCGTGACGTCTCCGCCAGCAGGCGTGAATTTCACCGCGTTCGATACGAGATTGAGCACGACCTGCCGTACCGCGCGCTCATCGACCCAGAGTTTGGGCAGGTTTTCCTCCAGCACCTCGGTGATGGTTATGTTCTTCTTGCGCCCGCGGATCCCCATCATGTGCTTGCATTCGTCTATCAGCGTTGCAAGCGGCACAGCCTCCTCGGTGAGTTCGTAGCGACCGGCCTCGATACGCGACAGGTCGAGAATCTCGTTGATGAGATTGAGGAGATGCTCACCGGAACTGTGGATATCGCCGGCGTATTCGCAATAGGTCTGGTTCTCGATCGGGCCGAGCAACTGGCTTTTCATCACCTCCGAAAATCCGAGAATGGCATTGAGCGGTGTGCGCAGCTCGTGGCTCATCGTGGCAAGAAACCGTGACTTCGCCAGATTGGCTTCCTCTGCACGGCGCCGGGCCTCGTCGGAAATCGCCTTTGCCTGCTCGAGCTCGGAGATCAGATGATCCTTTTCCGCGCGGAAGGCCAGCATGGTCACGGTGGAAACGTGAAGCTGGTTGCCGAGCATGATGAAAAAACACTGCGCACCGACGGCCATGGCCATCATTGCGTAGTGGATCGCGCTCTGTTCGCTGAAGAATGACACCACGATCGCAATCGTGATCGGCAACGTGCCGGCGAGCAGGGCACGCGGGATGCTCGCGGAGAGCATCGTCAGCATGGCGATCACGATCAGCATGGTTGCGAACTGGAAAATCTCCGATCCGTCATGGCCGGGCGCGGTCGACTGCAGCAGAAAAAACACAGCCCAGCACAAGCCGTAGAGGAGATCGCCCAGGACCATCTGTCGGCGCCAACTGCCAAGTTCGGAATCCGGTGTCGCCTCGCGTTCGAACCGGCGACATGCCATCAAGAGAAGCGTATGGGCAAAGAACGTGAAGGCGATCCAGCCGCCAATGATGCCCGGTTCCATCCACAGCAGTGAGATAGCACCGACGATCAGGGCAAACAGCGGCAGGGCGAAAGCTGCGCTCAGGCGGTTTTTGGCGTAGGTGAGAAGGAGTTCGTAGTCGAAGTTCTGCGGTATGCCGTCGGCGGACGACAGGCGTTCACGCACGCTGCGCACCGTGCGTGCAACGTCGCGCCGGCGTTGCGCCCGCTCGCTGTTCCGCGCGGTCTTTGCCTCGTTTGAAGTGCTGTCTTGTGCCGCCATTCGTGCCTGGACAAGGGTTATCGGGAGTTTGCCCGATCGGTTGGAAGTCTCCTCATCATGGTCACGAACCCTTAATAGACACCTCAGGGACGTGGTTAATAAAACGTGTGCGGTCGGTAGTGCGGCACGCACCGGCGAAAAGAGGGATACTTGCGCGAGAAACGGGATTTGGGCGCGATGACAGATCATCCCAAACGCGAGCGAATCGGGGAACTGTCCCGGTCGATCGGAGCCTGTCGCGTGTGTCTCGAGGCGCCGCGCCGCGCACCGCTGCCGCACGAACCGCGCCCGGTGTGCATCCTGTCGCCGACGGCGCGGATTGCAATTTGCGGGCAAGCGCCGGGCACGCGGGTGCATGCGAGCGGACGCCCGTTTACGGATCCGAGCGGCGACCGTCTTCGGGACTGGATGGGGGTTGGCGAAGACGTCTTTTACGATGCGTCCAGGGTCGCGATCGTGCCAATGGGGTTTTGCTTTCCCGGGCTCGATGCAAAGGGCGGCGATCTGCCGCCGCGCGTGGAATGCCGGGCGCAGTGGCACGACCGGGTCTTTGACGCAATGCCGCAGCTTCGCCTCAAGATCGTGATCGGTGCCTATGCGCAGGATTATCACCTGGGACGCCACCGTCGAGGATCGGTGCGCGAGACGGTTGCGGCATGGCGCGAGATTTTCGAGGAAACGAAGAGCGACGGCACGACATCGATTTGTCTGCCGCATCCCTCATGGCGCAACAATGCCTGGCTGCGGCGCAATCCCTGGTTTGAGGCGGAGTGTCTTCCCGTGCTGAAGCGTGAGGTTGCTGGCCTTTTGACATGACAACGCCGGCGGATAGGACCGCCGGCGCTGTCGTTTCATCGAATGGCAGATCGGTCTCAGCCGAGAATGCCGGAGAAGAAGGCCTTGATGTCATCGAACGTGGTGCGTTCGGAGGCCATCGGCAGGCTTTCGTCCTGCGACCAGCCGACCATGCTCTCATCGTAGAGCGACACGTTCTCGTAGCCCAGCACCTCGTGCAGCACGAACCAGTTGGTGGCGGCCCAGTGGCCGGTGTTGCAGTAGGAGACCATTTCGACGCTTCTGTCGGCGAGCTCCGGCGAGACGAGGCCGGCAATTTCGCTGCGATCCTTCAAGCGGCCCTTTTCCTCGTCGTAGAAGACGGCCTGATCCAGGCCGACGGCGTCCGGGATGCGCCCGAAGCGGGTCGCCTTGGAGTGTTTCTCCTTGCCGCTGAACTGCGAAGCCGGACGTCCGTCGACGAGAACGGCGGAGGAGTTGAGCTTTGCCGCGACGTCGGAAGTCTGCACCAGATAGGCCTCGCGCGGCTCGGCAATGAACATGTCCCCTGTCGGGACCACATTGCCGCTTTCCACCGGACGGTTCTCCGAGATCCAGGCTGCATGGCCACCGTCGAGGATCGCGACGGCATCGTGGCCGAGATACTTCAGCGTCCAGTATATGCGCGCGGCTGCTCCGAATTCCGAGCTGGTCGTGCCGGCGGGCACGATCACCACGGTTTTGGTGTCGGAGACGCCGAGTTCCGAGAGCGCGGCCTCGAGTTTTTCCACCGACGGGAGAACCCCCACGATGCTGTCTCGGTCGGTGCGCCAGTAGCCCGGATACTCGCTCCAGACCGCATCGGGAATGTGAGCCTTGAGGTAGTCCTCCCGGCCGGACTTGGCGAAGGGCGAGCGGATGTCGACGACTAGGACGTCATCGCGGTCCAGATTGTCGGCCAGCCACTGCGTCGAGACCAGCGGCGTGACTTCCGGCGCGGCGATCGCAACCGGCGCGAAGCCGAGGGAGAGGGTGAGCCCGATCAGGGCGGCGATCCGATTGAGACGAAGCATGATGATGTCCGCTCCTTTGCTTGGCGGGGTGTCCACACGCCTGAAAATTCATTTCCTGTGGATCGAGTTGACATCCGAAACAAAACGCGGCAAGCGGAAACAGGCATGATTTTGGAAGAAAAATCTAATTTTCTCCGTCATGTGGGTCCGTGAAAAAAATCCGCATTGCGCTATGGTAATTTATTAGAAAATGAATCCATAGCGAGCGTGGTCCAACCGAGCCGTGAAAACATGATTGATCGCATCGACAGACGAATTCTCTCCATCCTTCAGGAGGACTGCACCATTCCCGTCGCCGAGATCGGGCGACGGGTCGGATTGTCCACCACGCCGTGCTGGCGCCGGATCCAGAAGCTTGAAGAAGACGGGGTGATCCAACGCCGCGTCGCCATTCTCGATCCCCGCAAGGTGAACGTGAAGGTGACGGCCTTCGTCTCCATCACCACCTCGCAGCACAATGATGATTGGTTGCGAAAATTCGCCGACGTGATTTCCGAGTTTCCCGAGGTCGTCGAGTTTTACCGCATGGCGGGGCAGGTCGATTATCTGCTCCGTGTGGCCGTGCCGGATATCGAGGCCTATGACGCCTTCTACAAGCGTCTGATAGCGCGCATAGAAATCTCGGACGTGTCCACGTCCTTCGCAATGGAGCAGATCAAGAGCACCAGCGAATTGCCGCTTGCCTATGTACCGACGGAGAAGTCGCGCACGGATCGCGAGGGGTGAGGGCGGTCCAACGACCGGATACCTCCGGACACTTACATTCAAGATTTGAGATACGTCATGGTTTCTCTGCGCGCACGGCGCTAGGCTTGGCAGCGAAGATGGCAGCCAGGGCGCTTTCATGCGCTAAAAGGCAGCCAGGATCATGGCAATCGGAGGAGATTCGAAAATGGGATATGGCATGACGTTCATTCGCGCAGGTATGGTGGCATTCATGATTGCGACCGGCGGCGCCGGTGCCGTTCAGGCGCAGTCCGGACTTCCAGAGGCCGCGAGCGGCGCGACGGTGGAGCGCGCTTATGACGATGTGCGGTTCGATCTGGAGAGCGCCATCGTAAACCGGGGACTGGTGATCGACTATGTCTCTCATATCGGCGACATGCTGGCGCGCACCGGCGGCGATGTCGGTTCCGGGACGGCCATCTTTACCAAGGCGGAATCGATGCTGTTTTGCTCCGCGCGCCTGTCGCGCGCCGCGATGGAAGCCGCTCCGGGCAATATCGCGTTTTGTCCCTACGCGGTGTTCCTCTACGAAACGCCGGGCGAACCCGGCAAGGTCACCGTCGGTTTCCGGCGTCTTTCCGAAATCGGGTCGGAGGCCTCGAAAAAGGCCCTTGGGGAGGTGAACGCCCTTCTTGCCGAGATCGTTGCCGAGGCAACCGGCGAGTAGGATGCACGCGTCTCCACAGTGATCGCGAAAAAAAGCCCCGTGCGATGCTCTCCGCGCGGGGCTCTTCGTTTCTGTCGACGTTTGGGCGCGCGATCAGCCCTTGCTGTCGGCATTTTCCAGACGGGCAATCAGGCTGGAGGTGTCCCAGCGACGGCCGCCCATGCCCTGGACCTCGGCATAGAACTGGTCGACCAAGGCGGTGACCGGCAGGCGCGCGCCGGTTTCATTCGCGGTCTTCAGGCAGATGCCGAGATCCTTGCGCATCCAGTCCACGGCGAATCCGAAGTCGAATTTTCCGTCGCGCATTGTCTCCCAGCGGTTTTCCATCTGCCAGGACTGCGCGGCCCCCTTGGAGATCACGTCGATCACCTTTGCGACATCGAGATCTGCGGATTTTGCGAAATGAACCGCTTCCGACAGGCCCTGCACGAGCCCGGCGATGCAGATCTGGTTGACCATCTTGGTAAGTTGGCCGGCACCGGAAGGCCCCATCAGGCCGACCATCTTGGAGAAACACTCGATCGCCGGGCGAGCGGCTTCATAGTGGGCCTCATCGCCGCCGACCATGACGGTGAGGGCGCCGTTTTCCGCGCCCGCCTGTCCGCCCGACACAGGGGCGTCGAGAAAGCCGCAGCCGCGCTCGGCTGCCGCTGCATGGAGTTCGCGGGCAACTTCTGCGGAG of Stappia sp. ES.058 contains these proteins:
- the dusA gene encoding tRNA dihydrouridine(20/20a) synthase DusA, with protein sequence MQMKQKSRFAVAPMMEWTDPFCRAFHRALTKHALLYTEMVASAAVVHGDRQRLLGFRDLEHPVACQLGGSDPHQLAEAARIVEDCGYDEINLNVGCPSDRVQSGRFGACLMHEPDVVAASVAAMKAVVGIPVTVKCRIGVDDQDPEVALDALADAVVSSGVDGLWVHARKAWLKGLSPKENRDIPPLDYERVHRLKQRFPDLFVGINGGIASLEEASAQLSHVDGVMLGRAAYHDPWLLAGVDSRFYGAKDPVASRTAAIERFRPFLIKRLEEGARVNQLLRHMLGLYHGVPGARAWRRRLTVDAVRPGAGVEVLDAALAEITQAGVDKSSGLGQLEMTGAVGA
- a CDS encoding sulfite exporter TauE/SafE family protein; protein product: MDLSSINGDTIGLVVALVASGAIAGLLAGVFGIGGGAVLVPVLFQFLTWLGVDESVRMHVSVATSLGIIVPTSLRSFAAHKKRGAADLELLKSWLIPVPAGVVVASLVAAYVSGDGLKAIFAGIAVVVGLRMLFNRESWRLGADIPGNPLRAVCGALIGFFSTLMGIGGGVMNNTFMTLYGRPIHQAVATSAGTGVLISIPGVVGMIWAGWGDPHLPAFSLGYVNLLGVALIIPITTFAAPFGVRIAHALPRRQLEVFFGLFLLVVAARFAWSLWG
- a CDS encoding TIGR02281 family clan AA aspartic protease is translated as MFRGGFAGTLVLVVLGIIMFAAILAFLTGVDMPGDDTMFSTTGPRIVALVALLIVIGGPMLAAPRQIPALLRGLVLWALLGLVLVGGYAYRAELEDAGRRIMGTLWPGTAIEDRAGTITVVRDQSRQYRIKAQVNDAPVDFVFDTGASAVTLTQEDARAAGIDPETLSYTVPVSTANGTSSVAATVLNDLQIGSLRLSRVRAFVARPDVLETSLLGLSALDRLKGWRVEGDRLILEP
- a CDS encoding DUF1289 domain-containing protein; translated protein: MTDAIESPCIKLCRIDQATRLCAGCLRTLEEIAGWGRLSTDERREVMNVLPSRASLLTEAG
- a CDS encoding alpha/beta hydrolase — protein: MKRHAAMTACRMTIHASAPGRPLLATVLLLSLFGLLAGCGTRPDAGILEISQQTAPDTTSHTILVATTREPDDRPGTLFGRERSTGLNFAEATVSVPPIHEAGKIEWPSTPPGNPETDFTVKAAQRLDDAGFRAALNEELSRRPKGEREVFVFIHGYNTRFPEALYRMVQLKHDSGLPQVAVLFTWASGGNVTDYLYDSNSATIARDGLERTLRTLVGSNAEKVNVLAHSMGNWVLTETLRQIRISGRPLPERKLGVIAMAAPDLDIDVFKAQMRRAGKPKKPFIILVSRDDRALRASSLIAGGKERLGAYEDEAELAKLGAIVIDLTDIKGSDTANHGKFAEIAQAAPELRSALQSLELRPQVSTTETTVDAVGNTAKAAVTFPLKILTAPLTALSNQR
- a CDS encoding adenosylcobinamide-GDP ribazoletransferase, coding for MPSADDRLETATVWTSGLLIADVAATLRFFSRLPVPRINADDDPARLPDFRRAAAVTPLSALIVALPGAAIFLLASLTALPAAVAALLGLSANIALTGALHEDGLADVADGFYGAGTPDRRLEIMKDSRIGAFGTLALILTLALKTALLSTLMERFGAPSAVLGWLAVESGSRAVLVGVWRALPAARPGGLSALCGTPARRAVACALMLALMVFAVCLVVYSLTAILLAAFAQAMTGYGVARIAMAKIVGQTGDVLGAAQQLACLGGLTGLCILV
- the cobT gene encoding nicotinate-nucleotide--dimethylbenzimidazole phosphoribosyltransferase; the protein is MTSSASALPFDDIRNLVAQMPGPDAEAISDVRAREGNLTKPAGSLGRMEEIVEWLAGWSGKSRPKITRPMVAVFAANHGVAAKGVSAYPPAVTRQMVENFAAGGAAINQICIAHDLGLKVFDLALDMPTPDITEEDAFDEANCAATMAFGMEAVAGGTDLVCLGEMGIANTTVAAAVLAALFGGNPKAWVGPGTGVDGDGMERKRTAVATAVERIGKVADPLEVLRRVGGREIAAMAGAVIAARLQRIPVIVDGFVATAAVAVLYKMRPDALDHCLFAHVSAEPAHGRALKSMGKTPLLDLGMRLGEGTGAALAAGIVKAAAQVHDGMATFEDAGVSGKGAE
- a CDS encoding HAMP domain-containing sensor histidine kinase yields the protein MICHRAQIPFLAQVSLFSPVRAALPTAHVLLTTSLRCLLRVRDHDEETSNRSGKLPITLVQARMAAQDSTSNEAKTARNSERAQRRRDVARTVRSVRERLSSADGIPQNFDYELLLTYAKNRLSAAFALPLFALIVGAISLLWMEPGIIGGWIAFTFFAHTLLLMACRRFEREATPDSELGSWRRQMVLGDLLYGLCWAVFFLLQSTAPGHDGSEIFQFATMLIVIAMLTMLSASIPRALLAGTLPITIAIVVSFFSEQSAIHYAMMAMAVGAQCFFIMLGNQLHVSTVTMLAFRAEKDHLISELEQAKAISDEARRRAEEANLAKSRFLATMSHELRTPLNAILGFSEVMKSQLLGPIENQTYCEYAGDIHSSGEHLLNLINEILDLSRIEAGRYELTEEAVPLATLIDECKHMMGIRGRKKNITITEVLEENLPKLWVDERAVRQVVLNLVSNAVKFTPAGGDVTIKAGWTAGGGQYISIRDNGPGIPEEEIPVVMQAFGQGAIAIKSAEDGTGLGLPIVKALVQMHGGKFELKSKLREGTEALVTFPSSRVLEAMPALEETGVPNPASRRPSGRKIVRKAS
- a CDS encoding uracil-DNA glycosylase family protein, whose product is MTDHPKRERIGELSRSIGACRVCLEAPRRAPLPHEPRPVCILSPTARIAICGQAPGTRVHASGRPFTDPSGDRLRDWMGVGEDVFYDASRVAIVPMGFCFPGLDAKGGDLPPRVECRAQWHDRVFDAMPQLRLKIVIGAYAQDYHLGRHRRGSVRETVAAWREIFEETKSDGTTSICLPHPSWRNNAWLRRNPWFEAECLPVLKREVAGLLT
- a CDS encoding sulfurtransferase; amino-acid sequence: MLRLNRIAALIGLTLSLGFAPVAIAAPEVTPLVSTQWLADNLDRDDVLVVDIRSPFAKSGREDYLKAHIPDAVWSEYPGYWRTDRDSIVGVLPSVEKLEAALSELGVSDTKTVVIVPAGTTSSEFGAAARIYWTLKYLGHDAVAILDGGHAAWISENRPVESGNVVPTGDMFIAEPREAYLVQTSDVAAKLNSSAVLVDGRPASQFSGKEKHSKATRFGRIPDAVGLDQAVFYDEEKGRLKDRSEIAGLVSPELADRSVEMVSYCNTGHWAATNWFVLHEVLGYENVSLYDESMVGWSQDESLPMASERTTFDDIKAFFSGILG
- a CDS encoding Lrp/AsnC family transcriptional regulator, whose amino-acid sequence is MIDRIDRRILSILQEDCTIPVAEIGRRVGLSTTPCWRRIQKLEEDGVIQRRVAILDPRKVNVKVTAFVSITTSQHNDDWLRKFADVISEFPEVVEFYRMAGQVDYLLRVAVPDIEAYDAFYKRLIARIEISDVSTSFAMEQIKSTSELPLAYVPTEKSRTDREG
- a CDS encoding DUF302 domain-containing protein, translating into MTFIRAGMVAFMIATGGAGAVQAQSGLPEAASGATVERAYDDVRFDLESAIVNRGLVIDYVSHIGDMLARTGGDVGSGTAIFTKAESMLFCSARLSRAAMEAAPGNIAFCPYAVFLYETPGEPGKVTVGFRRLSEIGSEASKKALGEVNALLAEIVAEATGE